The following are encoded in a window of Salinibacter ruber DSM 13855 genomic DNA:
- a CDS encoding 2-hydroxyacid dehydrogenase, giving the protein MAHIVSTRPLIDGGLSGVRDEHTLTVCDPPDGSTRSVDELIALADGADVLLSVLADPITEALFEARPGLQMVSQYAVGVDNIDLEAAEAHDVAVTHTPGVLTDATADQAWALLLAAARHVPAADRYVRDGRFERWETTHLMGMELARKTIGIVGMGRIGTAVARRALGFGMEVIYHNRTRANPTVERQVSARHVGLGELLTTSDVVSLHCPHNDESHHLLDAAAFSKMKASALLVNTARGPVVDEAALVDALKSGEIAGAGLDVFEDEPEVHPGLMEQDRVVLAPHLGSATTDTRMRMAQMCVASITALLDGAESVPHRLV; this is encoded by the coding sequence ATGGCCCACATCGTTTCGACGCGCCCCCTCATCGACGGGGGCCTCTCCGGGGTGCGAGACGAGCACACCCTTACGGTCTGTGACCCGCCCGACGGCAGCACGCGCTCCGTCGATGAACTCATCGCCCTGGCCGACGGGGCCGACGTGCTTCTGTCCGTGCTCGCCGACCCGATCACGGAGGCGCTGTTCGAGGCCCGCCCGGGGCTGCAGATGGTGTCGCAGTACGCCGTCGGGGTCGACAACATCGACCTGGAGGCGGCGGAGGCGCACGACGTGGCCGTCACCCACACGCCCGGCGTGCTGACCGACGCGACGGCGGACCAGGCGTGGGCCCTGCTGCTGGCCGCCGCCCGGCACGTGCCGGCGGCCGACCGGTACGTGCGCGACGGCCGCTTCGAGCGCTGGGAGACGACCCACTTGATGGGCATGGAGCTGGCCCGCAAGACCATCGGCATCGTCGGCATGGGGCGGATCGGGACGGCGGTCGCGCGCCGCGCCCTCGGCTTCGGGATGGAGGTGATCTACCACAATCGGACGCGGGCCAACCCGACCGTGGAGCGCCAGGTGAGCGCCCGGCACGTGGGGCTGGGCGAGCTGCTGACGACGAGCGACGTCGTCTCGCTGCACTGCCCCCACAACGACGAGAGCCACCACCTCCTCGACGCGGCGGCCTTCTCGAAAATGAAGGCGTCGGCCCTGCTGGTGAACACCGCCCGCGGGCCCGTCGTCGACGAGGCGGCGCTGGTGGACGCGCTTAAAAGCGGTGAGATTGCCGGGGCGGGGCTCGACGTGTTCGAGGACGAGCCGGAGGTGCACCCGGGGCTGATGGAGCAGGACCGGGTCGTCCTGGCGCCCCACCTGGGGAGTGCCACCACCGACACTCGCATGCGGATGGCCCAGATGTGCGTGGCCTCCATCACGGCGCTTCTGGACGGGGCCGAAAGCGTGCCGCACCGCCTGGTGTAG
- a CDS encoding DUF4783 domain-containing protein, which produces MSVPKSLVVLLVIGIGGAPSVGRGQPADSTASGPGSTIEDTSAVARRVATAFAEGNARRLLTPSADRVEISLFGNRTFYSSSQAVYVLREFFRRHPSGRFAVGDVMEAGTSFFVRGEYEEARMARRHHVYVRLDQPQGKDLWNLHEVRIEHAAK; this is translated from the coding sequence ATGTCCGTCCCCAAATCGCTGGTGGTGCTCCTGGTCATCGGAATTGGAGGGGCCCCATCCGTTGGTCGGGGACAGCCGGCAGACTCGACGGCGTCGGGCCCGGGCTCGACGATCGAGGACACGTCCGCGGTGGCCCGGCGGGTGGCGACTGCGTTTGCGGAGGGGAACGCCCGCCGGCTCCTCACGCCGTCGGCCGACCGGGTCGAGATCAGTCTCTTCGGCAACCGCACCTTCTACAGCAGCTCGCAGGCCGTGTACGTGCTGCGGGAGTTCTTTCGGCGCCATCCCTCCGGCCGCTTCGCGGTGGGGGACGTGATGGAGGCCGGAACGAGCTTTTTCGTCCGGGGCGAGTACGAGGAGGCCCGCATGGCCCGCCGGCACCACGTCTACGTGCGGCTCGACCAACCGCAGGGCAAGGACCTGTGGAACCTGCACGAGGTTCGGATCGAACATGCTGCCAAGTGA
- a CDS encoding ATP-binding protein, whose amino-acid sequence MLRRRPWAWGGGLGICVGLLVTAGLRTYAVQSVAANAAARQEATVEAALATIQERFEGLRDRLHDRAEGLAADSTIWQDLRAWREQGTRPARLAQYVAARPPAARTAIEVYAPNGRVLAWAGPQVPVDSAQAGKGRAARPRTAVVRDGRGRWALAAWAPVTRGGTRLGAVRVVRVVRYRPPVQNRYVQATSLEAQWSRATGELVRVRWSGAPPATPHRALRGRNGAVLGYASVEPPPPDRLVDRTAAFYTDLLAAGAVGLLGWVLALGGHWYLRLARRPGLRRHWRARRAAAGRLALVALLAVGARYAMLSLDVPARWAAPGSGIAPLFNPTYFASTLGGGLFRSIGDLLLTGVWAAGLATGVVYLARHYRPRAEVLSGLPEAFRRYAPDRPHAARYLGILVGLVAGSLGAIVVLAFIVRRAVFDSTLDFFARTGLLPEPLVLGVLCGLFLLVAAGILVGIGGTWGALRRLLHHRPRNWPRGIGLVLGTGLYGGALAALYLGTDVQAFVSLPYVLALLAGVGGLATYGLVGPAHGDEALTLRGLLGGLFAVTLLLYPLLYAGMDAKRQEHMVDAARSFERGQDPRVLYSVRRVLRSAAEALGPSVRAADPASEARLDSIAPQVVRESLLSSLATYEVRLSVLEWDGTVRRQYTADGPVAAGEQTEDAARRAFAGLWSRYGQRPGPVVEQLSAGAPVRTAETRRVQYAGLLGVPTGGEFVEGWVLVRIEPQSVLPGTGFGLSRVLLPDGSFGDLYADLSLAEFRDGRLVRSVGEAFGRARLRPPKRDALRGKPGVWRNETVQGREYLTHYRRFVPVGETTPSTVAVRIPATLAFDHLYYLLRLTVAGLCVGLVVYLLGLYVRHRRGRLPASRVRFRNKVLNAFLVVGIVSMVAVGVVGVRVVTGENERAIERRMHDQLTRVEETLALAARPGEPLWRTAKRMDVDTLAARVGLDLHLYDEGRLARTSQPRLRRDGLVDERLPGDVYHELYDEAYRFVTAEGSIGQFRYRVGYRALVDETGRPRVVVGVPTLAQQEQLQEEKSRTLAYLFGALLLLVVVVMLTGVVLANALARPIAQLREGLEAVGEGRFTRTLSVDTRDEVGDLVQTFNEMRDQLAESRRKLARQERELAWREMARQVAHEIKNPLTPMKLSIQHLRRAFTRTDDATDAAEFAEVFDRITSTLVEQVESLVRIADEFSTFARLPTRVPEPIDLVEVVRGAASLMEEEAANAEALALDLPGDPLVVEADREELRRVYINLLKNALQALPDDREGRVRVTARREENAGDGPSVYSEVIDNGTGIPPEVQDKVFEPNFSTKTSGTGLGLAIAQKSIDELGGAIGYETTEGEGTTFWIRLPLVDEPA is encoded by the coding sequence ATGCTCCGCCGTCGTCCCTGGGCCTGGGGGGGGGGCCTGGGGATATGCGTCGGGCTTTTGGTGACGGCCGGGCTCCGGACGTACGCGGTGCAGAGCGTTGCGGCGAACGCGGCGGCCCGCCAGGAGGCGACCGTCGAGGCGGCCCTTGCGACGATCCAGGAGCGGTTTGAGGGGCTCCGCGACCGGCTGCACGACCGTGCGGAGGGGCTCGCCGCCGACTCGACCATCTGGCAGGACCTGCGGGCGTGGCGGGAGCAGGGCACGCGCCCGGCGCGCCTTGCCCAGTACGTTGCCGCGCGCCCGCCTGCCGCCCGCACGGCAATCGAGGTGTACGCCCCGAACGGCCGCGTCCTTGCGTGGGCGGGGCCGCAGGTGCCCGTTGACAGTGCACAGGCGGGGAAGGGAAGGGCCGCCCGGCCCCGCACGGCCGTCGTCCGCGACGGCCGTGGGCGATGGGCCCTGGCGGCCTGGGCCCCAGTGACCCGTGGGGGCACACGGCTGGGGGCCGTGCGCGTCGTCCGCGTCGTCCGGTACCGGCCGCCCGTGCAGAACCGGTACGTGCAGGCGACGAGCCTGGAGGCCCAGTGGAGCCGGGCGACCGGCGAGCTGGTGCGGGTGCGCTGGAGCGGGGCCCCACCCGCGACGCCTCACCGGGCGCTTCGGGGCCGGAACGGCGCCGTCCTGGGGTACGCGTCCGTAGAGCCGCCCCCGCCCGACCGGCTCGTGGACCGGACGGCTGCGTTTTACACCGATCTCCTCGCGGCCGGGGCCGTCGGGCTCCTCGGGTGGGTTCTCGCTTTGGGGGGGCACTGGTACCTCCGGCTCGCCCGGCGGCCGGGGCTGCGTCGCCACTGGCGGGCCCGGCGGGCGGCGGCGGGGCGGCTTGCCCTCGTCGCGCTTCTCGCGGTCGGGGCCCGCTATGCGATGCTGTCGCTCGACGTGCCGGCCCGGTGGGCGGCGCCCGGCTCGGGCATCGCCCCCCTCTTCAACCCGACGTACTTCGCGTCGACCCTCGGGGGCGGCCTGTTTCGGTCCATCGGGGACTTGCTCCTTACAGGCGTGTGGGCGGCGGGGCTTGCCACCGGGGTGGTCTACCTGGCCCGGCACTACCGCCCGCGGGCGGAGGTGCTCAGTGGGCTTCCGGAGGCCTTTCGCCGATACGCGCCGGACCGGCCGCACGCGGCTCGCTATCTGGGGATCCTGGTGGGGCTCGTGGCGGGCAGCCTCGGGGCGATTGTGGTCCTCGCCTTCATCGTGCGGCGGGCCGTCTTCGACAGCACCCTCGACTTCTTTGCCCGCACTGGGCTGCTCCCGGAGCCGCTCGTCCTGGGGGTGCTGTGCGGCCTGTTTCTCCTGGTGGCGGCCGGCATCCTCGTCGGCATCGGGGGCACGTGGGGGGCCCTGCGCCGCCTGCTGCACCATCGGCCCCGCAACTGGCCGCGAGGCATTGGGCTCGTGCTCGGGACGGGGCTCTACGGCGGGGCGCTGGCCGCGCTGTACCTCGGCACGGACGTGCAGGCCTTCGTGTCGCTGCCGTACGTGCTCGCCCTGCTCGCGGGCGTGGGGGGGCTGGCGACCTACGGCCTCGTGGGGCCGGCGCACGGGGACGAGGCCCTTACGCTACGGGGGCTGCTGGGGGGCCTCTTCGCGGTCACGTTGCTGCTCTACCCGTTGCTGTACGCCGGGATGGACGCGAAGCGGCAGGAGCACATGGTCGACGCCGCGCGGTCGTTCGAACGGGGACAGGACCCGCGCGTCCTCTACTCGGTGCGCCGGGTGCTCCGGTCGGCCGCCGAGGCGCTGGGGCCGTCCGTCCGGGCCGCGGACCCGGCGTCCGAGGCCCGCCTCGATTCAATTGCGCCCCAGGTCGTGCGGGAGTCGCTGCTGTCGTCCCTCGCGACGTACGAGGTGCGCCTCAGCGTGCTGGAGTGGGACGGGACGGTGCGCCGCCAGTACACGGCCGACGGGCCCGTGGCGGCGGGGGAGCAGACCGAGGACGCGGCCCGGCGGGCGTTCGCCGGCCTGTGGTCGCGCTACGGGCAGCGCCCGGGGCCCGTGGTCGAGCAGTTGTCTGCGGGCGCGCCCGTGCGGACCGCCGAGACGCGACGCGTGCAGTACGCTGGGTTGCTGGGCGTCCCGACGGGGGGCGAGTTCGTGGAGGGCTGGGTGCTGGTCCGGATCGAGCCGCAGTCCGTGTTGCCCGGAACGGGATTCGGCCTGTCTCGGGTCTTGCTGCCGGACGGCTCGTTCGGGGACCTGTACGCCGATCTGTCGCTCGCGGAATTCCGGGACGGACGCCTCGTGCGGAGCGTGGGCGAGGCCTTCGGCCGGGCGCGCCTGCGGCCCCCCAAGCGCGACGCCCTCCGCGGAAAGCCGGGCGTGTGGCGGAACGAGACGGTGCAGGGGCGCGAGTACCTGACCCACTACCGCCGCTTCGTGCCGGTGGGCGAGACGACCCCCTCGACCGTGGCGGTGCGCATCCCGGCCACCCTGGCGTTCGATCACCTCTACTACCTGCTTCGGCTCACCGTCGCCGGCCTTTGTGTGGGGCTCGTCGTGTACCTGCTCGGCCTCTACGTGCGGCACCGACGGGGGCGCCTGCCGGCCTCGCGCGTGCGCTTCCGCAACAAGGTCCTGAATGCCTTCCTGGTCGTCGGAATCGTCTCGATGGTTGCCGTGGGCGTCGTGGGGGTGCGCGTGGTGACGGGCGAGAACGAGCGGGCCATCGAGCGGCGCATGCACGACCAGCTCACCCGGGTCGAAGAGACGCTGGCCCTGGCGGCCCGCCCCGGCGAGCCCCTGTGGCGGACGGCGAAGCGGATGGACGTGGACACCCTTGCCGCCCGGGTGGGGCTCGACCTGCACCTCTACGACGAGGGGCGGCTCGCGCGCACGAGCCAACCCCGCCTCCGCCGCGACGGGCTGGTGGACGAGCGCCTGCCGGGGGACGTGTACCACGAGCTGTACGACGAGGCCTACCGGTTCGTCACCGCCGAGGGGTCCATTGGGCAGTTTCGATACCGGGTCGGGTACCGGGCGCTGGTCGACGAGACGGGGCGGCCTCGGGTGGTCGTCGGGGTTCCCACGCTTGCGCAGCAGGAGCAATTGCAGGAGGAAAAGTCGCGCACCCTGGCCTACCTCTTCGGGGCCCTGCTGCTGCTCGTCGTGGTGGTTATGCTCACGGGCGTGGTCCTGGCCAATGCCCTGGCCCGGCCCATCGCCCAGCTCCGGGAGGGCCTGGAGGCCGTGGGCGAGGGCCGGTTTACGCGCACCCTCTCCGTCGACACGCGGGACGAGGTGGGCGACCTCGTGCAGACGTTCAACGAGATGCGCGATCAGCTCGCCGAGAGCCGGCGCAAGCTGGCCCGGCAGGAGCGGGAGCTGGCGTGGCGCGAGATGGCCCGTCAGGTGGCCCACGAGATCAAAAACCCGCTCACGCCCATGAAGCTGTCCATCCAGCACCTCCGCCGGGCCTTCACGCGCACCGACGACGCCACGGACGCGGCCGAGTTTGCGGAGGTCTTCGACCGCATCACGAGCACGCTCGTGGAGCAGGTCGAGTCGCTCGTGCGCATCGCCGACGAGTTTTCGACCTTCGCCCGGCTGCCCACCCGCGTCCCCGAGCCGATCGACCTGGTCGAGGTGGTTCGGGGGGCCGCGTCGCTCATGGAGGAGGAGGCGGCCAACGCCGAGGCTTTGGCCCTCGACCTGCCCGGCGACCCGTTGGTGGTGGAGGCGGACCGCGAAGAGCTGCGCCGCGTCTACATCAACCTCCTCAAAAACGCCCTGCAGGCCCTCCCCGACGACCGGGAGGGACGGGTCCGGGTCACCGCGCGCCGTGAAGAGAACGCGGGCGACGGGCCGTCGGTCTACAGCGAGGTGATCGACAACGGCACCGGCATCCCGCCGGAGGTGCAGGACAAGGTCTTCGAGCCCAACTTCTCAACGAAGACGAGCGGCACGGGCCTCGGGCTGGCCATCGCCCAGAAGAGCATCGATGAGCTGGGGGGCGCGATCGGCTACGAGACGACGGAGGGGGAGGGGACGACATTTTGGATCCGGCTTCCCCTCGTGGACGAGCCGGCCTGA